One Cylindrospermum stagnale PCC 7417 DNA segment encodes these proteins:
- a CDS encoding IS5 family transposase codes for MAREPYPSDVNDAEWGIIEPLLPASKPIGRRRQVDLREIINGIFYVLHEGCTWRALPHDLPPWQTVYNYFRRWQQLGVWQEIHTQLRNQVRKSMNKKEDATAAIIDSQSVKTAEKKGEVYGYDGGKQIKGRKRFILVDTLGLVLATIVMEANCPERLGGAALVMEDPATAENLVVIWVDLGFSGENFARVIQQLCDANVDVVSRQSPEFQVLPKRWIVERTFGWWNQYRRLSKDYELLPEISESIIYTVMIRLMLKRLSKSRSRAS; via the coding sequence ATGGCACGCGAACCATATCCCAGTGATGTAAATGATGCAGAGTGGGGAATTATCGAGCCGTTGCTTCCAGCTTCAAAACCTATTGGTCGTCGCCGGCAAGTAGATTTACGAGAAATCATCAACGGAATTTTCTATGTTTTACATGAGGGATGTACATGGCGTGCATTACCGCATGATTTACCACCTTGGCAAACGGTATACAACTACTTTAGACGTTGGCAACAGTTAGGAGTGTGGCAGGAAATCCATACACAATTACGAAATCAAGTTCGTAAAAGTATGAATAAAAAAGAAGATGCTACTGCTGCCATTATTGATAGCCAATCGGTGAAGACAGCCGAAAAAAAGGGGGAAGTATACGGTTATGACGGTGGAAAACAGATTAAAGGACGTAAACGCTTTATCCTGGTTGATACTTTGGGATTGGTGTTAGCAACTATTGTGATGGAAGCTAACTGCCCAGAGCGTTTAGGAGGTGCGGCCTTGGTGATGGAAGACCCAGCCACCGCTGAAAATTTAGTTGTGATTTGGGTAGACCTTGGTTTTAGTGGTGAAAACTTCGCACGAGTAATTCAACAGTTATGTGATGCCAACGTTGATGTTGTTTCTCGTCAATCACCTGAATTTCAGGTATTACCTAAGCGTTGGATTGTGGAGCGTACATTCGGATGGTGGAATCAATACCGTCGTTTGAGCAAAGATTACGAGCTTTTACCAGAAATCAGCGAGTCTATCATTTACACCGTCATGATTCGTTTGATGTTAAAACGGCTTTCAAAGTCCCGTTCTCGTGCTTCATAA
- a CDS encoding family 10 glycosylhydrolase, translated as MLPQKKEPNGCGCTNIPFSIIIAILGGGYWWFSQKGNLDISKFLPQWQQITIPFLNPTPIASSPTPSLSSTANIAPNHKQASIKTIIPQTTPLSQTTPLSQTTPLSQTTPLSQITPLPQATPLPQTTPLPQTTPLPPTPWEKKVIRGIYLSRYQITNNADEQTIRQRVRYYHSQGFNTIIHGVWGNGCTMYNSKVMQQMLGYKSCPNLFQEQWLNWLIDEAHKQGMQVHAYFEKGIKIDKNSPIFDLAISRKWIVPGVDKTYPGIDHYVLDVEIPEVANFFKNILVEFVQRYPKIDAVQWDDYLGYYAELPGKVDRTAKLTTFLQQIIIGMKQANSSVSFDICHHNPYWAKRYFAADWQKWNVDRVFIQAYNDANFQEELNYAKNYAGVAITERQFHRLKELVDNPAIKSILVFPGSGKPEETASTLNSLMQKNN; from the coding sequence ATGTTGCCCCAAAAGAAAGAGCCAAATGGATGTGGATGCACCAATATTCCGTTCTCTATAATCATAGCTATTTTAGGAGGTGGTTATTGGTGGTTCAGCCAGAAAGGAAATTTAGATATCAGCAAATTTTTACCTCAGTGGCAACAAATTACTATTCCTTTTTTGAATCCTACGCCGATTGCTTCTTCCCCTACTCCTTCTTTATCAAGCACTGCCAATATCGCTCCTAATCATAAACAAGCTTCAATTAAAACAATCATACCTCAAACAACACCATTATCTCAAACAACACCATTATCTCAAACAACACCATTATCTCAAACAACACCATTATCTCAAATAACACCATTACCTCAAGCAACGCCATTACCTCAAACAACGCCATTACCTCAAACAACGCCATTACCTCCAACTCCTTGGGAGAAAAAAGTCATTAGAGGAATTTATTTAAGTCGCTACCAAATCACTAATAATGCCGACGAACAAACAATTCGTCAAAGAGTTCGTTACTATCACTCTCAAGGATTTAATACAATTATTCATGGTGTTTGGGGTAATGGGTGTACGATGTACAATAGCAAGGTTATGCAGCAAATGCTAGGTTATAAAAGTTGTCCAAACCTGTTTCAAGAGCAATGGCTAAATTGGCTGATTGATGAGGCGCATAAACAGGGAATGCAAGTCCACGCTTATTTTGAGAAAGGTATTAAAATAGATAAAAATAGCCCAATTTTTGATTTAGCAATTTCTCGGAAATGGATTGTTCCTGGTGTGGATAAAACATATCCTGGCATCGATCATTATGTCCTGGATGTAGAGATTCCTGAAGTTGCTAATTTCTTTAAAAATATCTTAGTAGAGTTCGTCCAGAGGTATCCAAAGATTGATGCTGTGCAATGGGATGATTATCTAGGTTATTATGCTGAATTACCAGGCAAAGTAGATCGCACTGCTAAGTTAACTACTTTTTTGCAGCAAATCATAATTGGGATGAAACAAGCTAATTCTTCAGTTAGTTTTGATATTTGTCATCATAATCCTTATTGGGCTAAACGATATTTCGCAGCAGATTGGCAAAAATGGAATGTTGATAGAGTGTTTATTCAAGCTTATAACGATGCTAATTTCCAAGAGGAACTAAATTATGCTAAAAATTATGCGGGAGTTGCTATTACTGAGCGACAATTCCATCGATTAAAAGAATTAGTAGATAACCCTGCCATCAAGAGTATTTTAGTTTTTCCTGGGTCTGGAAAACCAGAAGAAACAGCTTCCACCTTAAACAGCTTGATGCAAAAAAACAACTAG
- a CDS encoding DOPA 4,5-dioxygenase family protein produces the protein MKQDNTKITGFHAHIYFDTTSREEAARIREALSASFDVQLGRWHDLPIGPHPKAMYQVAFLPHQFDKVVPWLMLNREGLDILVHPETGDDVADHTDNALWLGDKLELDIQRLRR, from the coding sequence ATGAAACAAGATAACACCAAGATCACTGGTTTTCATGCTCACATCTACTTCGATACCACAAGTCGTGAAGAAGCGGCGCGTATACGCGAAGCATTAAGCGCTAGTTTTGATGTACAGCTTGGGCGTTGGCATGATTTGCCCATCGGGCCCCACCCAAAAGCGATGTATCAAGTTGCTTTTTTACCGCATCAGTTTGATAAAGTCGTCCCCTGGTTAATGCTCAATCGCGAGGGTTTGGATATTCTCGTCCACCCTGAAACAGGTGATGATGTGGCAGACCACACGGATAATGCCCTGTGGTTAGGAGATAAGTTAGAGCTTGATATTCAGCGCCTCCGACGTTAG
- a CDS encoding NACHT domain-containing protein, with protein sequence MKNPLRLSMLCQAWYFKPGNLPETKAALYQQFVENFYQWKPEIQPSWEERQELEIKLGKLALKALKREKSRFGIEKSFACEIMGEPLFRLAEKLHWLIFVHRTVETNEEIYVFFHPTFQEYFSAYAISRWEFFLNHNNQEPNPFKENHGKDCVYRIFDPHWKEVILLWLGLPESKVSRSQKEEFICALVTFNDGCRNFYWYRSLFLAALGLAEFSGFSATYAVIALLISECCVEHISLVEEEAREILLATDHNAAIFSLTILCVLGSSTYVKYKAAYLLGQIDSGNKIAISTLTELIHDTEHESLKLTLAKKLSEISSDNLVSLNTLLDLSQTAQDNLTRRVSTYCLEKCTQHRQDIISHFIRMIKTLDDKASLLQAVHLLGAQVLA encoded by the coding sequence GTGAAAAATCCGCTGAGACTATCAATGTTGTGTCAGGCTTGGTATTTTAAACCTGGCAATTTACCAGAAACGAAAGCCGCACTTTATCAACAATTTGTAGAAAATTTTTATCAGTGGAAACCAGAAATTCAACCAAGTTGGGAAGAGCGTCAGGAATTAGAGATAAAGTTAGGAAAACTAGCACTAAAGGCATTAAAGCGAGAAAAATCTAGATTTGGAATTGAGAAAAGCTTTGCTTGTGAGATTATGGGCGAACCGTTGTTTAGGTTAGCTGAAAAACTGCACTGGTTGATTTTTGTTCACAGAACTGTTGAAACTAATGAAGAGATTTATGTGTTTTTTCACCCTACTTTTCAAGAATATTTTTCAGCATACGCGATTTCAAGATGGGAATTTTTCTTGAACCACAATAATCAAGAACCCAATCCTTTTAAGGAAAATCATGGCAAAGATTGCGTCTATCGAATTTTTGACCCACATTGGAAAGAAGTAATCTTGCTATGGCTAGGGCTTCCAGAATCAAAGGTTTCGAGGAGCCAAAAAGAAGAATTTATTTGTGCATTAGTTACATTTAACGATGGGTGTAGAAATTTCTACTGGTATAGATCACTTTTTCTAGCAGCGCTTGGTCTCGCTGAATTTTCTGGCTTTAGCGCAACCTACGCAGTTATTGCATTGCTTATTTCTGAATGCTGCGTTGAACATATTAGCTTGGTTGAGGAAGAAGCTAGAGAAATTTTACTAGCTACAGACCACAATGCTGCTATTTTTAGCTTAACTATTCTTTGTGTTTTAGGAAGTAGCACTTACGTTAAGTATAAAGCTGCTTATCTCTTAGGTCAAATTGATTCAGGAAATAAAATAGCAATTTCTACTCTTACTGAGCTTATTCATGACACAGAACATGAATCTCTTAAATTGACTCTAGCTAAGAAATTGTCTGAAATTTCTTCAGATAATTTAGTATCACTCAACACTTTGCTTGATCTAAGTCAAACTGCTCAAGATAACCTGACTCGCCGTGTATCTACATACTGCCTTGAAAAATGTACTCAACACAGACAAGATATTATTTCTCACTTTATTCGGATGATTAAAACATTGGATGATAAAGCATCTCTTCTACAAGCAGTACATTTGTTAGGTGCACAGGTATTGGCATGA
- the ltrA gene encoding group II intron reverse transcriptase/maturase, with product MQATVNRTKGQTDWNCVNWHKANRIVRNLRQRIFRAKTEGNLKKVRSLQKLMLRSYSNRLVSVRKVTQYNRGRYTPGIDKVVVKTTAARGQLVNKLTDYSPWKSSPARRIYIPKANGKKRPLGIPVIQDRAIQAMVKNALEPEWEATFERSSYGFRPGRSPHDAIESIYNLARPNKRKKWVVDADIQGCFDNISHNFLLELLTGFPARELIKQWLLAGYMEAGSWHPTDAGTPQGSVVSPLLANIALHGMESALGVKYNKDGELRAARALVRYADDFVVFCETQEDTKNVIQILNYWMQVRGLTLSLEKTKISHLTEGFDFLGFNIRHYKDQTTKTGWKLLIKPSKKSVLNIRSELRSEWLNCKGQPVDAVIKKLNPIIRGQANYFRIAVSSKIFNSLDHWLYEKQKMYAKRTHRNKSDSWRKAKYWGNLNLDRPFDRWVFGNKQTGAYMLKFAWFKIERHILIKGKSSPDDPKLRDYWIKRQEAKTKSELIKSRQKIAQRQQYVCPVCGESLLNDEELHLHHKKPKSQGGGDNYGNLQLVHLYCHQQIHSGTICSL from the coding sequence ATGCAGGCAACTGTAAACCGAACCAAGGGACAGACTGATTGGAATTGTGTTAATTGGCACAAAGCCAATCGGATTGTTCGGAATTTGAGACAGCGAATCTTTAGGGCAAAAACTGAGGGCAACCTGAAAAAGGTACGCTCTCTCCAGAAATTGATGCTACGCAGCTATTCTAATCGCCTAGTCAGCGTTAGAAAAGTGACGCAGTACAACAGAGGTCGATATACACCAGGGATAGATAAAGTAGTAGTGAAAACTACTGCTGCCAGGGGTCAGTTAGTAAATAAATTAACTGATTATTCCCCTTGGAAATCATCACCAGCACGACGAATTTACATCCCAAAAGCTAATGGGAAGAAACGACCTTTAGGAATCCCAGTAATACAAGACCGTGCCATCCAGGCAATGGTTAAAAATGCCTTGGAACCCGAATGGGAAGCAACTTTTGAAAGGTCAAGTTACGGTTTCCGACCAGGACGTAGCCCCCATGATGCTATTGAAAGTATCTACAACCTAGCTCGTCCGAATAAACGGAAGAAATGGGTAGTAGATGCAGACATTCAAGGATGTTTTGACAACATTTCTCATAATTTTCTGTTAGAGCTTTTAACAGGCTTTCCAGCCCGTGAATTAATTAAACAATGGCTACTAGCAGGATATATGGAAGCGGGTTCATGGCATCCAACAGATGCTGGTACACCACAAGGGTCTGTTGTCAGTCCGTTGTTAGCAAATATAGCTTTGCACGGTATGGAATCTGCTCTGGGAGTTAAATATAACAAGGATGGAGAACTCCGTGCAGCAAGAGCCTTGGTGAGATACGCCGATGATTTTGTGGTGTTCTGTGAAACACAAGAAGATACAAAAAATGTTATTCAAATCCTTAATTATTGGATGCAAGTCAGGGGGCTTACCCTCTCCCTGGAGAAAACCAAAATATCGCATCTCACAGAAGGGTTTGACTTTTTGGGTTTCAATATCAGGCACTATAAAGACCAAACCACTAAAACTGGATGGAAGCTGTTAATTAAACCTAGTAAAAAGTCTGTGTTAAATATTCGGAGTGAACTGCGTTCCGAATGGCTTAACTGTAAAGGTCAGCCAGTAGATGCAGTCATTAAAAAGCTCAATCCGATTATTCGGGGGCAAGCAAATTACTTCCGAATTGCTGTATCCTCAAAAATTTTCAATTCTCTTGACCACTGGTTATATGAGAAGCAGAAAATGTATGCCAAACGCACTCATCGGAATAAATCTGATAGCTGGCGTAAGGCTAAATACTGGGGAAATCTAAATCTTGATAGACCATTTGACCGATGGGTTTTTGGTAATAAACAAACCGGAGCCTATATGTTAAAATTTGCCTGGTTCAAGATTGAAAGGCACATTCTTATTAAAGGTAAATCATCACCCGATGACCCAAAATTAAGGGACTATTGGATTAAACGGCAAGAAGCTAAAACTAAATCCGAATTAATCAAAAGTAGGCAGAAGATAGCCCAAAGGCAACAATATGTCTGTCCTGTATGCGGGGAATCTTTATTAAATGATGAGGAGTTACATCTTCATCATAAAAAGCCAAAATCTCAGGGTGGTGGTGACAATTACGGCAACCTACAACTCGTACATCTGTACTGCCATCAGCAAATACATTCTGGAACAATTTGTAGTTTATGA